A stretch of DNA from Candidatus Rokuibacteriota bacterium:
GAGCATGCCGCCGCGCAGCTCGGCATCTTCAAGGCGGGGGCGGTGGCCGTGCCGCTCTCTCGCCTCTTCGGCCCCGACGCCCTCCGCTATCGCCTCGACGATTCCGGCGCCCGCGCGATCTTCACGGACGCCGAGAACCTCCCGAAGATCCTGGCGCTGCGCGAGACGCTGCCGGGCCTGGCCCACGTGGTGCTCTGCGATGGCGGGCCCCGGCCTGCGCCGGCGCCCGGGCTCCTCACCTTCGACGAGGTGCTCGCCGCCTCGGCCGGGGACTTCGCGGCCGAGGACATGGAGGCCGAGGCGCCGGCGCTGCTCATCTACACCTCCGGGACCAGCGGTCCGCCCAAGGGGGCACTCCACGCCCACCGCTACCTCCTCGGCTACAACGGCGTGGACTACGCCAACAACCTGTTCCGCCCGGGCGACCTCTACTGGAGCCCCGCGGACTGGGCCTGGGTGGGCGGGCTCCTGGTCGGGCTCTTCGGCCCGCTGGCCTACGGCATCCCCGTGCTGGCCTCGGCGGCGCGCTTCGATCCCGTGGGCGCGCTGGAGCTGATGGAGCGCCGGGGCGTCACCAACACGCTCCTCTCCGCGACGGCGCTCAGGAAGATGGCCATCCAGGTCGAGGACCCGCGCCGCTTCAAGCTCAGCCTCCGCTGCATTCTCAGCGGCGGCGAGCGCGTGACCCCGGAGATCGCGCAGTGGACGGAGGAGCGCCTCGGCATCCCGATCAACGAGGTCTACGGCCAGACCGAGGCCAATCTCCTCATCGGCGAGAACGACCCCCACACTCCGCCGCGGCGCGAGCCCCTGGGCCGGCCATACCCGGGGCACGAGGTGGCCATCGTGGACGAGGACGGGCGCGTGGTCCCGCCGGGTGAGCTGGGTGTCATCGCCGTGCGCCGCGGAGATCCCGTCATCATGCTCGGCTACTGGAACCGCCCCGAGGCCACCGCGGCCGCCTA
This window harbors:
- a CDS encoding AMP-binding protein; amino-acid sequence: MRYSLADQTVRDAASWEEACARHVWKIPARYNIAWDCCDRHADGSGRPALLWEDGHGGGAAFSFDDLKRLSDRVGGGLRALGVERGARVALMLPQTPEHAAAQLGIFKAGAVAVPLSRLFGPDALRYRLDDSGARAIFTDAENLPKILALRETLPGLAHVVLCDGGPRPAPAPGLLTFDEVLAASAGDFAAEDMEAEAPALLIYTSGTSGPPKGALHAHRYLLGYNGVDYANNLFRPGDLYWSPADWAWVGGLLVGLFGPLAYGIPVLASAARFDPVGALELMERRGVTNTLLSATALRKMAIQVEDPRRFKLSLRCILSGGERVTPEIAQWTEERLGIPINEVYGQTEANLLIGENDPHTPPRREPLGRPYPGHEVAIVDEDGRVVPPGELGVIAVRRGDPVIMLGYWNRPEATAAAYRGDWFSTGDLGVMDREGYVHFKGRADDVIGSAGFRIGPAEVEGCLLEHPAVEQCAVIGVPDDTRGEAVKAFVILVPGQAPSPALAEELMGHVKTQLGAFQRPREIEWVDELPMTVSGKIKRAELRQRSQAAATARREEGR